Proteins co-encoded in one Candidatus Eisenbacteria bacterium genomic window:
- the trpD gene encoding anthranilate phosphoribosyltransferase, with the protein MSLKELIARLIEGEDLSRDEARSAMSAVMGGAATPGQIGALLVALRMKGETPQEIAGAALAMRDCVQKVTTDRKPLLDTCGTGGDGRGTVNISTAAALVAAGAGVAVAKHGNRSVSSRSGSADVLEALGVNLNLSSEALGHCLDEVGISFLFAPKLHTAMRHAIGPRRELGVRTIFNILGPLTNPAGAGYQVLGVYSPELALPLARVLQHLGTERAIVFHGHGGLDELSLSGPNLLYEVRRGWKEPRLRSLDASQIGMPRVSMAELSGGTPTENAAWLQALLEGKVTGGARETVVLNAAAALVTIGHAARMTEGIEQARESLDSSEALKKLNHLKEFSRGFQG; encoded by the coding sequence ATGAGTCTCAAGGAACTGATCGCCCGCCTTATCGAGGGAGAAGATCTATCGCGAGATGAGGCGCGGAGCGCGATGTCGGCCGTGATGGGCGGCGCCGCCACACCGGGGCAGATCGGGGCTTTGCTTGTGGCTCTGCGGATGAAGGGTGAAACGCCGCAAGAGATCGCCGGAGCCGCGCTCGCCATGCGGGACTGTGTCCAGAAGGTAACAACGGATCGCAAACCATTGCTGGATACGTGCGGCACGGGCGGCGACGGCCGCGGCACAGTGAACATTTCAACCGCCGCGGCTTTGGTCGCCGCCGGCGCCGGCGTCGCCGTGGCGAAACACGGGAATCGCTCTGTATCCAGCCGGTCGGGCAGCGCCGATGTTCTCGAGGCTCTGGGTGTGAATCTCAATCTGAGCAGCGAGGCGCTGGGGCATTGTCTTGACGAGGTGGGGATCAGTTTTCTCTTCGCGCCGAAGTTGCATACCGCCATGCGCCACGCGATCGGCCCGCGCCGGGAACTCGGCGTACGCACCATATTTAACATTCTCGGGCCATTAACAAATCCCGCGGGGGCCGGGTACCAAGTCCTCGGTGTTTATTCCCCGGAGCTTGCCCTGCCGCTGGCCCGTGTCCTTCAGCATCTCGGTACGGAACGGGCCATCGTCTTTCACGGGCACGGCGGATTGGATGAACTTTCCCTCTCCGGGCCCAATCTGCTCTATGAAGTCCGCCGCGGCTGGAAAGAACCGCGACTCCGCTCGCTGGACGCCTCCCAGATCGGGATGCCGCGCGTCTCCATGGCGGAGCTGTCCGGCGGAACGCCCACCGAAAATGCCGCCTGGCTGCAAGCGCTCCTCGAAGGCAAGGTCACCGGCGGCGCCCGGGAAACGGTGGTTCTCAATGCGGCCGCCGCCCTGGTCACTATCGGACATGCCGCGCGCATGACCGAAGGGATCGAGCAGGCCCGGGAGAGTCTCGATTCCAGCGAAGCACTGAAGAAACTGAATCATCTGAAGGAATTCTCACGCGGATTTCAGGGGTAA
- a CDS encoding aminodeoxychorismate/anthranilate synthase component II gives MIAVIDNYDSFTYNIVQLLGDLGAEPVVWRNDAITAAELRRLNPVGIVISPGPKSPEKTESSNEIIRVLGPEIPILGVCLGHQCLGYVYGAKVVRAARLMHGKTSMIIHNARGLFSGLENPLQATRYHSLILERETLPEIFEICAWTAEGEIMGIRHREWELWGVQFHPESILSPLGRPLLQNFLTLCGGPGV, from the coding sequence GTGATCGCCGTGATCGATAATTACGATTCTTTTACATATAACATTGTACAGCTTCTCGGTGATCTGGGCGCTGAACCGGTTGTTTGGCGGAATGACGCCATCACGGCGGCGGAGCTGCGCCGGCTGAATCCGGTGGGGATTGTGATTTCGCCCGGCCCCAAGAGCCCGGAGAAAACGGAAAGCTCAAATGAAATCATCCGGGTCCTGGGGCCTGAGATACCGATTTTAGGGGTTTGTCTGGGACATCAATGTTTGGGATATGTTTACGGCGCCAAAGTCGTGCGCGCCGCGCGCCTCATGCACGGAAAAACCTCCATGATCATCCACAATGCCCGCGGTCTTTTTTCGGGGCTCGAAAATCCGCTTCAAGCGACACGTTATCATTCCCTGATCCTCGAAAGAGAGACGCTTCCCGAGATCTTTGAAATCTGCGCCTGGACCGCAGAAGGGGAAATTATGGGGATCCGGCACCGGGAATGGGAACTGTGGGGTGTTCAATTCCATCCCGAATCGATCCTGTCGCCCCTGGGGCGTCCACTGCTTCAAAATTTCCTCACGCTCTGCGGCGGCCCCGGCGTTTAG
- the trpE gene encoding anthranilate synthase component I: MIRPSRSEFHNLARRHPVVPVVREVVADQETPVSAFRKLAPDGTAALLESLEGGEKWGRYSVLGLRPSLTLRAWGRKLQAEGSTHGPVPSEGDPLELLQQLVERHGAAPLPGLPRMAGGAVGFIGYDMIRQMEKLPVLAVDDLKFPDLGFVFFESVLVFDRLTQTVQIVHNARPEANPGAAYDKALEETEEILRQLSQPPPPESPVSGKPVPGVISGMSPGVYQQGVEKIRSWIRGGDVIQVVLSHRLETRLEVPAFDVYRALRVVNPSPYMYYLRVGELEIVGSSPEVLVRREDDIVQSRPIAGTRARGLDEVSDRILEEELLANEKEKAEHVMLVDLARNDLGRICRYGTVETDELMSVERYSHVMHLVSNVRGKLRPNTRPMDVLRATFPAGTVTGAPKIRAMEIIEEMEPMRRGIYAGAVGYLDYRGNMDMAIAIRTMAAARGTAYVGVGAGIVADSDPEFEYHETLRKGSALVRALELSHKGLRDFEPAPLGLPRIQTSKDSPGGSSS; the protein is encoded by the coding sequence ATGATCAGGCCTTCGCGATCCGAGTTTCATAATCTGGCCCGCCGGCATCCTGTGGTTCCCGTCGTTCGCGAAGTTGTGGCCGATCAGGAGACACCCGTGTCCGCCTTCAGAAAACTGGCGCCTGATGGAACCGCCGCCCTCCTCGAAAGCCTGGAGGGGGGGGAGAAGTGGGGACGTTATTCTGTGCTGGGACTGCGGCCGAGCCTCACGCTCAGAGCCTGGGGCCGCAAGCTTCAGGCTGAGGGCTCGACGCATGGACCGGTCCCGTCCGAGGGCGATCCGCTGGAGCTCCTCCAACAACTAGTTGAGCGCCATGGCGCCGCCCCGCTGCCCGGTCTGCCGCGGATGGCCGGAGGCGCCGTTGGATTCATCGGCTATGACATGATCCGTCAGATGGAGAAACTCCCGGTGCTGGCGGTGGACGATTTGAAATTTCCCGATCTCGGTTTTGTCTTTTTTGAATCGGTTCTCGTTTTTGACCGCCTGACACAAACGGTTCAGATTGTACATAACGCCCGTCCCGAGGCGAACCCGGGGGCCGCCTATGACAAAGCTCTTGAGGAAACCGAGGAGATTCTCAGGCAGTTGTCACAACCCCCGCCGCCCGAGTCGCCGGTCTCCGGCAAGCCGGTTCCCGGCGTCATCAGCGGGATGTCGCCCGGGGTTTATCAACAGGGCGTTGAGAAGATCCGCTCCTGGATCCGCGGCGGTGATGTGATACAGGTTGTTCTTTCCCACCGGCTGGAAACCCGTCTCGAGGTTCCCGCCTTTGACGTCTACAGGGCCCTGCGGGTGGTGAACCCGAGTCCTTATATGTATTACCTGCGGGTGGGGGAGTTGGAGATCGTGGGATCCTCCCCGGAAGTCCTCGTTCGCCGTGAGGATGATATTGTTCAATCCCGTCCGATTGCCGGAACGCGCGCCCGGGGCCTGGATGAAGTCTCCGACCGGATATTGGAAGAGGAACTACTGGCCAATGAGAAAGAGAAGGCCGAGCATGTCATGCTGGTCGATCTCGCCCGGAATGATTTGGGCCGCATCTGCCGTTATGGGACGGTGGAGACCGATGAACTCATGTCGGTCGAACGCTATTCCCATGTGATGCACCTTGTCTCAAATGTCCGGGGAAAATTGCGGCCGAATACCCGTCCCATGGATGTTCTGCGGGCGACCTTCCCCGCCGGCACGGTGACCGGCGCCCCGAAAATCAGGGCGATGGAGATCATCGAAGAGATGGAGCCGATGCGCCGGGGGATCTATGCCGGGGCTGTCGGCTATCTTGATTACCGCGGCAATATGGATATGGCGATCGCCATACGGACCATGGCGGCGGCGCGTGGAACCGCCTATGTCGGTGTCGGGGCGGGCATCGTCGCCGATTCCGATCCCGAGTTCGAATATCATGAAACCTTGCGAAAGGGGAGCGCCCTGGTCCGCGCCCTCGAATTGAGTCATAAAGGTCTTCGGGACTTTGAACCGGCGCCGCTCGGCCTGCCGCGAATTCAAACCTCTAAAGATAGCCCGGGAGGATCATCGTCGTGA
- a CDS encoding AAA family ATPase → MSPKADETSAAVRRRRPAPWLEELVIENLVILPEARLTLSPGLNILTGETGTGKSILLEAVALLLGGRGSQNLIRKGCERLRVEGSFRIEKDPAILNLLTEWGFPEEKDQLIIHREIHRDGGSRCTVNNRSLLVGQLSRLGECLAEIHGPWEHQRLLKDEALRQRLDLFGRLHKLLEKVADAAGAWAALRTERGRLESRLEEIARQEDWYRFRVDEIHAAGLKVDERESLGRRLEIARNERSRGELLNLIDQSLEGGDGSVLDILENLNQALSSRTHSAGEPFLNEINDALKSLRDAARSVSRKIRNLAKEFEGPLDETDLDARQEQLDLVERLEKKYKMSWAEILEKKDAMMEDLDLLATGREQIALLQAKEEWEASRYIKAAKKLHAQRLKAAEAMEKALSPHLGDVGWNPSGFRLEIQWKGPAATGIPDGIESAMESVMGSPIGLDRVIGEVETNPGEGWRPFQQVVSHGELSRLHLALLSLQMDQIPPNISIFDEVDMGIGGETARKVAGKLRDLSAHRQVLLVTHLASLASRADRHFHVGKVTQGGRTVAGVNDLNGEQRVEEIARMLAGAGGSRKAREHARELLECAREEGS, encoded by the coding sequence GTGTCTCCAAAAGCCGACGAAACAAGCGCCGCCGTTCGCCGGCGGCGACCCGCGCCCTGGCTTGAAGAATTGGTGATCGAGAATCTCGTCATTCTCCCGGAAGCCCGGCTGACCCTTTCGCCGGGTCTCAATATCCTGACCGGCGAAACGGGAACCGGAAAGTCAATTCTGCTGGAGGCGGTGGCGCTTCTGCTGGGAGGCCGCGGCTCGCAGAACCTGATCCGGAAGGGATGTGAGCGGCTGCGGGTCGAAGGCTCTTTTCGTATCGAAAAGGACCCCGCGATTCTGAATCTTCTGACAGAGTGGGGCTTTCCGGAGGAGAAGGATCAACTGATCATTCATCGGGAAATCCACAGGGATGGGGGGAGCCGTTGCACGGTCAACAACCGCTCTCTTCTGGTGGGGCAGCTGTCGCGGTTGGGGGAGTGTCTGGCCGAAATTCACGGTCCTTGGGAGCATCAGAGATTGTTAAAGGATGAGGCGCTCCGGCAGCGCCTCGACCTCTTCGGCCGGTTGCACAAACTCCTTGAAAAGGTGGCCGATGCCGCCGGGGCCTGGGCCGCCTTGAGGACGGAGCGGGGCCGACTCGAGAGCCGGCTTGAAGAGATCGCCCGGCAGGAGGATTGGTACCGTTTCCGGGTCGATGAAATTCATGCGGCGGGATTGAAAGTCGATGAGCGGGAAAGCCTGGGCCGCCGGCTTGAGATAGCGCGAAACGAAAGGAGCCGGGGCGAATTGTTAAACCTCATCGATCAGAGTCTCGAAGGCGGGGACGGCTCGGTGTTGGATATCTTGGAAAACCTCAATCAGGCTCTTTCGAGCCGGACCCATTCCGCCGGCGAGCCCTTCCTGAATGAAATCAATGATGCGCTGAAAAGTCTGCGGGACGCCGCCCGCTCTGTCAGCCGCAAGATCAGGAATCTTGCAAAGGAGTTCGAAGGCCCGCTCGACGAGACGGATCTCGACGCCCGGCAGGAACAGCTCGACCTGGTGGAGCGGCTCGAGAAAAAGTACAAGATGAGTTGGGCGGAGATCCTAGAGAAGAAGGATGCTATGATGGAGGACCTCGACCTGCTGGCCACCGGCCGTGAGCAGATCGCTCTCCTCCAAGCGAAAGAGGAGTGGGAAGCTTCACGGTACATCAAGGCGGCGAAGAAGCTTCATGCGCAGCGCCTCAAGGCGGCCGAGGCCATGGAAAAGGCGCTCTCGCCCCACTTGGGTGATGTAGGTTGGAATCCCTCCGGTTTTCGCCTTGAGATCCAATGGAAAGGACCGGCGGCGACCGGGATCCCGGACGGTATCGAATCGGCGATGGAATCGGTTATGGGATCGCCGATAGGGTTGGACCGGGTGATCGGTGAGGTGGAAACGAATCCTGGGGAGGGGTGGCGCCCCTTTCAGCAGGTCGTCAGCCATGGAGAGTTATCCCGGCTGCATCTGGCGCTTCTATCGCTTCAGATGGATCAAATACCGCCGAATATCTCAATTTTTGATGAGGTTGATATGGGAATCGGCGGGGAGACGGCGCGGAAGGTGGCGGGCAAGCTTCGGGATCTCTCGGCGCACCGGCAGGTTCTCCTGGTGACCCATCTAGCATCATTGGCCAGCCGGGCGGACCGCCATTTTCATGTGGGAAAAGTGACGCAGGGGGGAAGAACGGTGGCCGGCGTGAACGATCTCAACGGCGAGCAGCGGGTCGAGGAGATCGCCAGAATGCTGGCAGGAGCCGGTGGCAGCCGTAAGGCCCGGGAGCATGCCCGGGAGTTGTTGGAATGTGCAAGGGAGGAGGGTTCATGA
- a CDS encoding NAD(+)/NADH kinase gives MKKTKNNKPQRVGIYPNLSKDDCRRVMESVIRFIHKRGHETYISDRLLSSYPTATHAVPPADLPAHIDFMVVLGGDGTLLSAARLVYPRKVPLLGVNFGDLGFLTDVSDGSMYEALDAVLEGKCHLERRMMLKITLKSGKGRNRTVLYALNDAVVREANFRALQLNTKIAGAVLSSFKADGLIISTPTGSTAYSLSAGGPIVEPTLQCLIATPICPHTLAIRPLIFPASQTIEVAFDPPEARVELAVDGQLVIELSPQDRLQIRRAEQPIYFLQLRRRPFYEVLRAKLKWGG, from the coding sequence TTGAAAAAGACAAAGAACAACAAACCACAACGTGTCGGGATCTATCCCAACCTCTCCAAGGATGATTGCCGGCGCGTTATGGAATCGGTCATCCGTTTTATCCATAAGCGCGGGCATGAAACCTATATCAGTGACCGGTTGCTCTCATCTTATCCTACCGCGACCCATGCCGTACCCCCGGCCGACCTGCCCGCTCATATTGATTTCATGGTTGTCCTGGGTGGTGATGGAACCCTTCTCTCGGCGGCCCGTCTCGTCTATCCGCGTAAAGTGCCGCTGCTGGGCGTCAATTTCGGCGATCTTGGTTTTCTGACCGATGTCTCCGACGGGTCGATGTACGAGGCCCTGGATGCCGTACTCGAGGGGAAATGCCATCTGGAGCGCCGGATGATGCTGAAGATCACCCTCAAGTCGGGCAAGGGCCGGAATCGGACCGTGCTGTACGCCTTGAATGACGCCGTTGTCCGGGAAGCCAATTTCCGCGCCCTTCAACTCAATACAAAAATCGCCGGAGCGGTGCTCAGCAGTTTCAAGGCCGATGGGTTGATCATTTCGACGCCGACAGGTTCCACCGCCTACTCGCTCTCAGCGGGAGGTCCGATTGTCGAGCCGACGCTGCAGTGCTTGATCGCGACGCCGATCTGTCCGCATACCTTGGCCATCCGGCCCCTTATTTTCCCTGCCAGTCAAACAATCGAGGTGGCCTTCGATCCTCCGGAAGCCAGAGTCGAACTGGCGGTTGACGGGCAACTCGTGATAGAGTTGTCCCCACAAGACCGGCTGCAAATCCGTCGCGCCGAGCAGCCGATTTACTTTTTGCAATTGCGCCGCCGCCCCTTCTACGAGGTGCTGAGGGCTAAATTAAAGTGGGGAGGCTAG
- a CDS encoding polyprenyl synthetase family protein, with protein MMERSKKGVADPAGRAIKAFDRVLLREKPKIETALRSILPRQTTAPQDIHRAMHYMIFPGGKRLRPLMVLMAHRTFGGRHPKIYQAAGTVELIHAFSLVHDDLPCMDDDDFRRGRPSCHRAFGEAKAVLAGDALLVQAFQTLGSIGAASLGGPIVEAVAAAIGTTGVIGGQTLDLESEGKEISPRVLATIHARKTAALFVGCLQLGALLAKATPAQIHTVSAFGESFGLAFQVADDLLNLEGDFATLGRPRGTDLKHQKATYPRILGQEKTYEHLRRMMRMAVNQTSDLGSWGEVYRGLVLKAARRVPGWTVRMERGIF; from the coding sequence ATGATGGAACGTTCTAAAAAGGGGGTCGCGGATCCCGCTGGCAGGGCCATTAAGGCCTTTGACCGGGTTCTATTGCGAGAGAAGCCCAAAATCGAGACGGCCCTCCGGTCGATTCTGCCCCGACAGACAACCGCCCCGCAGGATATTCACCGGGCCATGCACTATATGATTTTCCCCGGTGGGAAGCGGCTGCGCCCGCTCATGGTCCTCATGGCCCATCGGACGTTTGGGGGCCGCCATCCAAAGATCTACCAGGCGGCGGGGACGGTCGAGCTGATCCATGCCTTCAGCCTGGTGCACGATGATCTCCCCTGTATGGATGATGATGATTTCCGGCGAGGCCGGCCGAGCTGCCATCGCGCCTTTGGTGAAGCGAAGGCGGTCCTTGCCGGCGATGCCCTCCTGGTTCAAGCTTTTCAAACCCTTGGTTCTATTGGAGCGGCTTCCCTTGGCGGCCCGATTGTGGAAGCGGTGGCCGCGGCGATCGGAACGACCGGTGTCATCGGCGGCCAAACCCTCGATCTCGAATCGGAGGGGAAAGAGATCTCTCCGCGCGTTTTGGCGACGATACATGCACGGAAAACCGCCGCCCTGTTTGTCGGATGTCTACAATTGGGCGCCTTGCTGGCGAAGGCGACACCGGCCCAAATCCACACCGTCTCTGCCTTTGGTGAATCGTTCGGTTTGGCCTTCCAGGTGGCGGATGATCTCCTCAATCTGGAGGGTGATTTCGCGACCCTCGGCCGTCCGAGGGGAACCGATCTGAAACATCAAAAGGCGACCTATCCGCGGATCCTCGGACAGGAAAAGACCTATGAGCATCTGCGGAGAATGATGCGCATGGCTGTCAATCAGACCTCGGATCTGGGATCCTGGGGTGAGGTCTATAGGGGATTGGTCCTCAAGGCCGCCCGCCGTGTGCCGGGTTGGACGGTTCGTATGGAGCGGGGGATCTTTTGA
- the xseB gene encoding exodeoxyribonuclease VII small subunit, with amino-acid sequence MVKKKSEASGDLKLDKLSFEESLSRLEQIVKELEEGEQGLEDSIRLYEEGRQLVRHSMARLGEAQSRIEELVKTDEGWETASAPLEDN; translated from the coding sequence ATGGTTAAAAAGAAGAGTGAGGCATCCGGGGACCTGAAGCTCGACAAACTCAGCTTCGAGGAATCCCTGTCTCGATTGGAACAGATTGTGAAAGAGCTTGAGGAAGGGGAGCAAGGCCTGGAAGATTCCATCCGTCTCTATGAAGAAGGCCGGCAGCTGGTCCGGCATTCGATGGCGCGGCTTGGAGAGGCCCAATCCCGTATTGAAGAGCTGGTGAAAACGGATGAGGGATGGGAGACGGCATCCGCTCCTCTGGAGGACAATTAA